The Pantoea trifolii nucleotide sequence GCGGCTGAAGTGGTATAACAACTCAACTTTCTCCCACAGCGGACCGCGCAATGGACCTGACCGAATCACGACGCCTCTATCAACAGCTCGCCAGCGAACTCAAACGCCGCATTGAAGCCGCCGATTACCGGGTTGGCGACAAGCTGCCTGCTGAACGTCTGATTGCGGAAGAGATGCAGGTGAGCCGTACCGTGGTGCGTGAAGCGATCATCATGCTGGAAGTGGAAGGTTACGTGGAGGTGCGGAAAGGTTCCGGCATTCACGTCATCAGCAGCCAGCAGCAGAACCGCGTGGTGACGTCCAGCCAGCTGGAGTTTGCCAATTTCGGCCCCTTCGAGTTATTACAGGCGCGCCAGCTGATTGAAAGCAACGTGGCTGAATTTGCCGCCACGCAGGTAACGCGTCAGGACATCGTGGCATTAATGGCGATTCAGGAGAAAGCGCGTCAG carries:
- the exuR gene encoding transcriptional regulator ExuR, whose amino-acid sequence is MDLTESRRLYQQLASELKRRIEAADYRVGDKLPAERLIAEEMQVSRTVVREAIIMLEVEGYVEVRKGSGIHVISSQQQNRVVTSSQLEFANFGPFELLQARQLIESNVAEFAATQVTRQDIVALMAIQEKARQEDHSRDSAWDMEFHVRIAQSTQNSALAAIVEKMWLHRLHNPYWLKLHEHIDAKNITSWCDDHDQILKALIRKDPAASKLAMWQHLENTKQMLFNATTDDFEFNVDRYMFAENPVILPEGSENPR